Proteins encoded in a region of the Nitrospirota bacterium genome:
- a CDS encoding phosphoribosyltransferase codes for MRFHNREEAGRMLAEKLSGYRNDPTALILALPRGGVAVGYQLSLALHLPLDVFITRKIGAPGNPEYAIGAVAETGSHYLNQEAINSFGIPRHELERLIHVQEQEIARRKDLYRQGRSLPLLTGRTVLLVDDGIATGSTFMASACVIRHLQPRRLVGVIPVGPPSTIHEVRSQVDELVILMTPDPFDAVGNFFVDFTQVEDRDVLEYLHLSEESMLAHMLSSPTP; via the coding sequence GTGAGGTTCCATAATCGCGAAGAAGCCGGCCGGATGCTGGCCGAGAAACTGAGTGGCTACCGCAACGATCCGACGGCGCTGATCCTGGCCCTTCCCCGCGGCGGTGTGGCAGTGGGCTATCAGCTCAGCCTGGCCCTCCACCTTCCGCTGGATGTGTTCATTACTCGCAAAATCGGTGCGCCGGGCAATCCCGAATATGCCATTGGGGCGGTGGCCGAGACGGGTTCGCATTATCTGAATCAAGAGGCGATCAACTCGTTCGGTATCCCCCGGCATGAGCTGGAGCGTTTGATCCATGTCCAGGAGCAGGAGATCGCCAGGCGTAAGGACCTGTACCGGCAGGGACGGTCGCTCCCGCTCCTCACCGGGCGCACGGTACTCTTGGTCGATGACGGCATCGCCACAGGCTCGACGTTCATGGCTTCGGCGTGCGTGATTCGACATCTGCAGCCGCGCCGCCTGGTGGGCGTGATTCCGGTCGGTCCCCCGTCGACGATCCACGAGGTTCGCTCACAGGTGGACGAGCTGGTGATACTCATGACACCGGACCCGTTCGACGCCGTGGGAAATTTCTTCGTAGACTTCACGCAAGTCGAGGATCGCGACGTGCTTGAATACTTACATTTGTCCGAGGAGTCGATGCTCGCACACATGCTCTCGTCGCCAACTCCGTAA
- a CDS encoding c-type cytochrome, with the protein MTDSMRKTLRGLSCAGFLLMGWWAIQSTHMSDMNVWAGSQQSEKRAQVQADAERGRAVFNGKGVCYYCHGIDGNRDQEPQLAADTAALIAQLDPSPPDLRQRKTLRLTTDKARFNAIREGHPGTGMFPDTTMTTQELTDTLAFLALLRSEGAGGKARRSR; encoded by the coding sequence ATGACCGATTCGATGCGCAAAACTCTCCGGGGGCTATCTTGTGCCGGCTTCCTTCTCATGGGTTGGTGGGCGATCCAATCGACACACATGTCAGACATGAATGTATGGGCCGGTTCGCAGCAGTCGGAGAAGAGGGCACAGGTTCAAGCCGATGCCGAGCGTGGGAGAGCGGTCTTCAACGGGAAAGGCGTCTGCTACTACTGCCACGGCATTGATGGGAACAGGGACCAAGAACCGCAACTCGCGGCAGATACGGCTGCGCTCATCGCGCAACTCGATCCTTCGCCGCCCGACCTCAGGCAACGAAAGACGCTTCGATTGACTACCGACAAAGCCCGGTTCAACGCCATACGAGAAGGCCATCCCGGCACAGGTATGTTCCCCGATACTACGATGACGACTCAGGAGCTCACGGACACCCTGGCATTTCTGGCCCTGTTGAGGAGCGAAGGAGCGGGCGGCAAGGCCCGTCGGTCGCGGTGA
- a CDS encoding universal stress protein, whose amino-acid sequence MRIAIGIDWSDQSFSAVQQTLLLFHPTTITLVHGVDLGVYEYPAVAGAAALQGYEEFRQAMMDAGQELLQRTSALIPSNGIAVTQVREIGSPARIVLDQADKADAELVVMGARGRGKLAELVLGSVSHRVLAHGTRTTLIVKGPPKRIRRAIIALEGREDAQMIRDWLTAHPFRDPIEFSILTVVPSLQLADPSNMARFERWADIANHSAEDLVKTTAAALVGPSSTVSVQVLSGDPAQTIAARAAEFDLLIVGSHSRRGIARFLLGSVSHSLVHRAACPVLAVR is encoded by the coding sequence ATGCGCATCGCCATTGGAATCGACTGGTCGGACCAGTCATTTTCAGCCGTTCAACAGACTCTCCTCTTATTTCATCCAACGACCATCACTCTGGTGCATGGGGTGGACTTGGGTGTCTATGAATATCCAGCTGTCGCCGGCGCCGCCGCACTGCAGGGGTACGAGGAGTTTCGACAGGCGATGATGGATGCAGGCCAGGAATTACTCCAACGGACCTCCGCCTTAATCCCATCGAACGGGATCGCCGTCACGCAGGTGCGCGAGATCGGATCGCCGGCCCGTATCGTGCTCGATCAGGCGGACAAGGCCGACGCCGAGCTGGTGGTGATGGGCGCTCGCGGGCGCGGGAAACTGGCTGAGTTGGTGCTCGGCAGCGTCTCCCATCGGGTCTTGGCCCACGGAACAAGAACGACGCTGATTGTGAAAGGCCCTCCGAAGAGAATCCGCCGTGCCATCATCGCCCTCGAAGGCCGCGAGGACGCACAGATGATTCGCGACTGGTTAACCGCACATCCATTCCGCGATCCGATAGAATTCTCGATTCTCACCGTCGTCCCGTCACTGCAGCTTGCCGACCCCTCCAACATGGCACGCTTCGAACGCTGGGCGGATATCGCGAATCACTCTGCAGAAGATCTGGTCAAGACGACGGCCGCCGCGCTGGTGGGCCCCTCCTCCACTGTGTCCGTCCAGGTATTGAGCGGCGACCCGGCTCAGACGATCGCCGCTCGTGCGGCCGAATTCGACCTCCTCATTGTGGGGTCGCACAGCCGTCGAGGGATCGCACGTTTCCTGCTCGGCAGCGTGTCGCACAGCCTGGTCCATCGGGCCGCATGTCCGGTGCTGGCAGTCCGTTAA
- the glgP gene encoding alpha-glucan family phosphorylase, which translates to MLAYFFNRPLPPGLEGLAELALDLRWTWSHATDRLWERLDPEAWERTGNPYFILQSVSQARLEEAAGDPEFAAELRTWLAQRQRYLQDPGWFGRERGARGPKGIAYFSMEFGLGEALPIYSGGLGILAGDFLKTASDLGVPVVGIGLLYQQGYFRQILDPDGRQGEAFPYNDPMTLPITPTPDREGGWLRIRLELPGRAILLRVWQARVGKVTLYLLDSNDLLNSPPDRGATAHLYPSDERMRLTQEIILGIGGWRVLEELGLDVEICHLNEGHAAFAVLARSLSFMRRTGHPFPVALRATRAGNVFTTHTPVEAAFDRFSHELIRPYAAHLADLVQVPMDDLLALGRKDPRDRNEPFNMAFLAMRGSGSVNGVSRLHGAVSRGIFQSLFPGWPSSEVPIGHVTNGVHMPSWDSREADALWTGTCGKERWLGRLDEMCASIGQVSDDDLWSIRASERYALIRYTRRRLVRQMRERGAAAEHVRLAEQILDPNTITLGFARRFASYKRPTLMLQDPDRLARLLCHPDRPVQLIVAGKAHPHDEEGKRLVHELTRFSTRADIWSRIVFLEDYDMTLAQYLVAGIDVWLNTPRRPWEACGTSGMKVLVNGGLNLSELDGWWAEAYAPEVGWALGDGREHPEPEYDAVEATKLYELLEQQVVPEFYDRDHAGIPHAWLTRIRASMSRLTPQFSSNRMVREYVDTIYSAASVSVGRRLENGGKLAAELEAWHARVGQGWREIRFGDLQITSQGNHWHFEVPVYFGDLEPDQVRVELYADPLNDGDRPTHIAMRQVRTIPGAVHGYLFQAEGPSTRPANHFTPRIVPFHPEAMVPLEESLILWKQ; encoded by the coding sequence ATGTTAGCGTATTTTTTTAATCGACCCCTCCCGCCAGGGCTCGAGGGATTGGCTGAACTCGCACTCGATCTTCGTTGGACCTGGAGCCACGCGACCGACCGGCTGTGGGAACGGCTGGATCCCGAGGCCTGGGAACGTACCGGTAACCCCTACTTTATCTTGCAGAGTGTCTCGCAAGCCCGTTTGGAAGAGGCCGCCGGGGATCCGGAGTTCGCAGCGGAACTGCGAACATGGCTCGCGCAGCGGCAGCGCTATTTGCAAGACCCCGGCTGGTTCGGACGTGAGCGAGGCGCACGAGGCCCGAAAGGGATTGCCTATTTCAGTATGGAGTTCGGGCTGGGAGAAGCGCTGCCGATCTATTCGGGAGGCCTGGGTATTCTGGCGGGTGACTTCCTGAAAACCGCAAGCGACTTAGGGGTACCGGTCGTCGGGATCGGCCTCCTGTACCAACAGGGATACTTTCGGCAAATCCTGGATCCTGATGGCCGGCAAGGCGAGGCCTTTCCGTATAACGATCCCATGACACTCCCTATCACGCCGACGCCTGATCGCGAAGGAGGCTGGCTGCGAATCCGCTTGGAATTGCCGGGACGGGCCATTCTCTTGCGGGTCTGGCAGGCACGGGTGGGTAAAGTAACCTTGTACTTATTGGATAGCAACGACCTGCTCAATAGCCCTCCTGACCGCGGCGCCACGGCACATCTCTATCCCAGTGATGAGCGGATGCGCCTGACGCAGGAGATCATTCTCGGGATCGGAGGGTGGCGCGTGCTCGAAGAGCTCGGCCTCGATGTCGAGATCTGCCACCTCAACGAGGGTCATGCCGCCTTTGCGGTGCTGGCGCGTTCCCTCAGCTTCATGCGCCGGACGGGGCATCCGTTCCCGGTGGCGCTCAGGGCTACCAGAGCCGGCAACGTGTTCACCACTCATACGCCGGTCGAAGCTGCGTTCGACCGGTTTTCCCACGAGCTCATTCGCCCGTATGCCGCGCATCTTGCGGATCTGGTCCAGGTGCCGATGGACGATCTGCTCGCGTTGGGACGTAAGGATCCACGCGACCGGAACGAGCCTTTCAACATGGCCTTTTTAGCGATGCGAGGGAGCGGCTCGGTCAATGGAGTCAGTCGGCTCCATGGCGCCGTCAGCCGGGGAATTTTTCAGTCGCTCTTTCCCGGCTGGCCGTCGTCCGAGGTCCCGATCGGACATGTGACAAACGGCGTGCATATGCCCTCCTGGGATTCACGCGAGGCGGATGCATTGTGGACCGGGACCTGCGGCAAAGAACGATGGCTGGGCAGGCTCGATGAAATGTGCGCCTCCATCGGTCAGGTGAGTGACGACGACTTGTGGTCGATTCGCGCATCCGAGCGATATGCCCTGATTCGATACACCCGCCGCCGGTTGGTTCGCCAGATGCGGGAACGGGGTGCGGCGGCAGAGCATGTCCGACTGGCGGAACAGATCCTGGACCCCAATACGATCACCTTGGGTTTTGCCAGACGGTTCGCCTCGTACAAACGTCCGACCCTCATGCTGCAGGATCCGGATCGGCTTGCACGGCTGCTCTGCCATCCGGACCGTCCCGTCCAGTTGATCGTGGCCGGCAAGGCGCACCCTCATGATGAGGAAGGTAAACGTCTGGTGCACGAGCTGACTCGCTTCTCGACACGAGCGGATATCTGGAGTCGGATCGTGTTCCTGGAGGACTACGATATGACGTTGGCGCAGTACCTCGTGGCCGGCATCGATGTCTGGCTCAATACTCCCAGGAGGCCGTGGGAGGCCTGCGGAACCAGCGGGATGAAGGTGCTGGTCAATGGAGGCCTCAACCTATCGGAGCTGGACGGATGGTGGGCCGAGGCCTATGCGCCGGAGGTGGGCTGGGCATTGGGCGACGGTCGGGAGCATCCTGAACCGGAGTACGATGCGGTGGAAGCCACGAAGCTCTACGAGCTGTTGGAGCAGCAAGTCGTCCCGGAGTTTTACGATCGAGATCATGCCGGGATTCCACATGCGTGGCTGACGCGTATCCGGGCGAGCATGTCACGCCTCACCCCGCAGTTCAGCAGCAACCGGATGGTGCGCGAGTATGTGGATACGATCTATTCCGCAGCGAGTGTGTCGGTGGGACGTCGTCTCGAAAACGGGGGTAAGCTGGCGGCTGAATTAGAAGCCTGGCATGCCAGGGTAGGACAAGGTTGGAGAGAGATCCGGTTCGGCGACCTCCAGATCACCAGCCAGGGGAACCACTGGCACTTCGAAGTGCCCGTCTATTTCGGGGACCTTGAGCCCGACCAGGTACGAGTAGAACTCTATGCTGATCCGCTGAACGACGGAGACCGGCCCACGCACATTGCGATGCGACAGGTGAGGACGATCCCCGGCGCGGTACATGGGTATCTCTTCCAGGCAGAGGGCCCCTCCACACGTCCCGCGAACCATTTCACGCCCCGCATTGTGCCCTTTCATCCTGAGGCCATGGTGCCGCTGGAGGAGTCACTCATCCTATGGAAACAGTGA
- a CDS encoding BCAM0308 family protein — MSTHAKIPSGLGARRDQTYQEHEHDTYKQKGKLKGPTVCTECGALFQKGRWTWNPKPAEADEIVCPACLRVRDKYPKGLLTLSGSFLVDHKDEIMGVIHNTEAKEKSQHPLSRVMGYEQQGGALVVSTTDTHLPRRIGETLHHAYEGEFNVHYDQGEQFVRVTWTR; from the coding sequence ATGTCTACACATGCCAAGATCCCGTCAGGATTGGGAGCCCGCAGAGACCAAACGTATCAAGAGCACGAACACGACACCTATAAACAAAAGGGCAAGCTCAAGGGGCCAACGGTCTGCACCGAATGCGGCGCCCTGTTCCAGAAAGGCCGCTGGACCTGGAACCCCAAGCCGGCGGAAGCCGACGAGATCGTCTGTCCGGCCTGTCTCAGGGTTCGGGACAAGTACCCCAAAGGGCTCCTGACGCTGAGTGGTTCCTTTCTCGTTGATCACAAAGACGAGATTATGGGAGTGATCCACAATACCGAAGCCAAGGAAAAATCCCAGCACCCCCTGTCCCGTGTTATGGGATACGAGCAGCAGGGTGGGGCCCTGGTGGTCTCCACCACAGATACGCACCTTCCGCGACGCATCGGTGAGACCCTGCATCACGCCTATGAGGGGGAGTTCAACGTCCATTACGACCAGGGAGAACAATTCGTACGGGTCACATGGACTCGCTAA
- a CDS encoding DUF2934 domain-containing protein: MKSANIRSTTQAKKTPAPQQQQQTANKPAAQKFLVLPLSPCNDLPAMIAARAYALYCERGYRDGSALEDWLEAERDVLSQIQSA, translated from the coding sequence ATGAAATCCGCCAACATTCGTTCGACAACACAAGCCAAAAAGACACCGGCTCCCCAACAGCAGCAGCAGACCGCCAACAAGCCTGCCGCGCAAAAATTTCTCGTCCTGCCACTGTCGCCCTGCAATGACCTCCCGGCCATGATCGCAGCACGAGCCTATGCGCTCTACTGTGAGCGCGGATACCGGGACGGATCGGCGCTTGAGGATTGGCTCGAAGCGGAGCGGGACGTGCTCAGTCAGATTCAGTCTGCCTGA
- a CDS encoding universal stress protein produces the protein MMKIVVGVDWSDEAFAAVEQIGLLYRPDEVVLVHGVDLGMFHYPLVAEAVNLQGYDEFRHALMEAGRQAVERCRTLLPAETPSIQTLCEVQHPASFILDSATSVKADLIAMGTHDRSRLAEVFTGSVSHHVLLHATVPTLIVKGKARPVTRILLAVEGREDAVRLQTWLTAHPFKNPVSVTILSVIPSPYMVDPHVVVGLKDWAEQSKRQAEQVVNDIAQALASPQFTVSTEVRLGDPVTMVCDAATTHDLIVVGSHGRRGLDRFLMGSVSHGIVHRANTPVLVLR, from the coding sequence ATGATGAAAATTGTGGTTGGTGTCGATTGGTCGGACGAAGCCTTTGCGGCAGTGGAGCAGATCGGCTTGCTCTACCGCCCGGACGAGGTCGTCCTCGTTCATGGCGTCGATCTCGGCATGTTTCACTACCCCCTCGTCGCCGAAGCCGTCAACCTGCAAGGGTACGACGAATTCCGTCATGCCTTGATGGAGGCCGGACGACAGGCCGTTGAACGTTGCCGCACCCTGCTGCCGGCTGAGACGCCTTCCATTCAAACCCTGTGCGAAGTCCAGCACCCGGCCTCCTTCATTCTCGACAGCGCAACGTCTGTGAAGGCCGACCTCATCGCCATGGGCACGCACGACCGCAGCCGCCTGGCAGAAGTATTTACCGGCAGCGTCTCGCACCACGTCCTGCTCCATGCCACGGTGCCGACTCTCATCGTCAAAGGAAAGGCCCGCCCGGTCACCCGCATCCTGCTGGCGGTGGAAGGCCGCGAGGATGCCGTTCGTCTGCAAACCTGGCTGACCGCGCACCCCTTCAAGAACCCTGTCTCGGTCACCATCCTCTCGGTCATTCCCTCTCCCTACATGGTCGATCCGCATGTGGTCGTGGGACTCAAAGACTGGGCCGAGCAAAGTAAGCGGCAGGCTGAGCAGGTCGTGAACGACATCGCCCAGGCGCTGGCGAGCCCGCAATTCACGGTGTCAACCGAGGTGCGCCTGGGCGATCCCGTCACCATGGTCTGCGACGCAGCAACGACCCACGACCTCATCGTGGTCGGCTCCCATGGACGTCGGGGACTCGATCGCTTCCTGATGGGCAGTGTGTCGCACGGAATCGTCCATCGGGCCAATACCCCTGTCCTGGTGCTCCGCTGA
- a CDS encoding sugar phosphate nucleotidyltransferase gives MGPSHTSDHRWSIIPAGGEGTRVSSLIHRWLGRPTPKQYCAFVGTRSMFQHTLDRAAKLTPPERIVTVVAHSHRRDALAQLEGRRGSTILFQPANRDTAAGVFLPLTYIRAKAPQATVVLYPSDHFVYPEARFLDRVRHAVSIAESRPDRVVMLGVAPDRLELDYGWIQPGPALTSLPDEPVQMVGSFLEKPDTAQADAALRAGALWNTLVFAANVDLLWTLGWQCLPDMMPLFERLSQAIGGPEEGRALEAIYRDMPAKNFSSDLLQRVPERLAVIELTGVLWSDWGKPERIAETLRRIDRRPSFPLSCLDRPFAPFPFVAANGGLSMNTSSV, from the coding sequence GTGGGTCCATCGCACACATCGGATCATCGCTGGTCGATCATCCCGGCAGGAGGAGAGGGCACGCGGGTCAGTTCGCTGATCCATCGCTGGTTGGGCCGCCCCACCCCGAAGCAATACTGTGCCTTCGTCGGCACACGCTCCATGTTCCAGCATACGTTGGACCGGGCGGCCAAGCTGACGCCGCCGGAGCGCATCGTGACGGTGGTCGCGCACAGCCACCGCCGCGACGCGCTGGCACAATTGGAAGGGAGACGTGGCAGCACCATTCTCTTTCAGCCGGCCAACCGCGACACGGCAGCCGGGGTCTTCTTGCCCCTGACCTATATCCGGGCCAAGGCCCCACAGGCCACGGTCGTGCTCTACCCGTCGGATCATTTCGTTTATCCGGAAGCGCGCTTCCTCGACCGGGTCCGGCATGCGGTCAGCATCGCGGAATCGCGGCCTGATCGGGTGGTGATGTTGGGAGTCGCCCCCGATCGTCTGGAGCTGGACTATGGCTGGATCCAGCCAGGCCCGGCCCTCACCAGCCTACCGGACGAGCCGGTGCAGATGGTCGGCTCGTTCCTGGAAAAGCCCGACACCGCGCAGGCCGATGCAGCCCTAAGGGCGGGCGCCCTCTGGAATACGCTGGTATTCGCCGCCAACGTGGACTTGCTCTGGACATTGGGCTGGCAATGCCTGCCGGACATGATGCCGCTCTTTGAGCGGCTGAGCCAGGCCATCGGAGGGCCGGAAGAAGGGCGCGCCCTCGAAGCGATCTACCGGGACATGCCGGCGAAGAATTTCTCCTCCGACCTGCTGCAGCGCGTCCCGGAGCGTCTGGCGGTCATCGAACTGACCGGCGTGCTCTGGAGCGACTGGGGCAAGCCGGAACGGATTGCCGAAACACTTCGGCGAATCGACCGGCGCCCCTCGTTCCCGTTGAGCTGTCTCGATCGGCCGTTCGCGCCCTTCCCATTCGTTGCCGCGAATGGTGGGTTGTCCATGAATACGTCATCCGTCTAA
- a CDS encoding phosphoribosyltransferase family protein, with translation MTFRDRAHAGILLAKELAIYRGDPNAVVLALPRGGVVVGYELSVALHLPLEVFLTRKLRTVNNPDCAVGAVSETGALYVNQEAADACRLSGEDIQELVLGEEGELQRQRMLYRQGRSLPALANRTVILVDDGIATGGTLYATITSMAALSPRRVIVAMPVAPSDISSRICPLVDQCVILTTPEPFSSVGALYADFEPVTDEQVLALLEAAHRERARSPSFSRT, from the coding sequence ATGACATTTCGCGATCGGGCTCATGCGGGTATCTTGTTGGCCAAGGAGCTGGCGATATACCGGGGCGATCCGAACGCGGTCGTTCTCGCCCTTCCACGTGGCGGGGTAGTCGTCGGCTACGAACTGAGCGTGGCCTTGCACTTGCCGCTGGAAGTCTTTCTGACGCGCAAGCTCCGCACCGTCAATAACCCGGACTGTGCGGTCGGGGCTGTCAGCGAAACGGGCGCCTTGTATGTAAACCAGGAGGCAGCCGATGCCTGTCGACTCTCCGGCGAAGACATTCAGGAACTGGTCCTGGGGGAAGAAGGGGAACTTCAGCGGCAGCGGATGCTCTATCGCCAAGGACGGTCGCTCCCCGCTCTGGCCAACCGGACGGTCATCCTCGTCGACGACGGCATAGCAACGGGAGGGACGCTCTACGCGACAATCACGTCCATGGCCGCCCTCTCTCCCCGCCGTGTGATTGTCGCCATGCCTGTCGCGCCGAGCGATATAAGTTCTCGCATATGTCCACTGGTCGACCAATGCGTGATCCTCACAACACCGGAGCCGTTTTCGTCCGTCGGAGCCCTCTACGCAGATTTCGAGCCGGTGACTGATGAGCAGGTCTTAGCCCTGCTGGAAGCGGCGCATCGCGAACGCGCCAGATCGCCATCGTTCTCGCGGACGTAA
- a CDS encoding cytochrome c: MNILSVISAVCLVVLGSSWAIGQTPRGNPKDGHVVYEKNCLRCHGDKLDGNGPDSRDLIVRPANLQSQSSRSKTDWELLVTITNGALYTPMHGFRGKLTDQQIFDVLSYIRSVAPADRVS; the protein is encoded by the coding sequence ATGAACATCCTGAGCGTGATCAGTGCGGTATGTTTGGTTGTGTTGGGAAGCTCCTGGGCCATCGGGCAGACCCCCCGCGGAAATCCCAAGGACGGACATGTCGTCTATGAAAAGAACTGCCTCCGTTGCCATGGAGACAAACTGGACGGGAACGGTCCTGACAGCCGGGATTTGATCGTACGTCCAGCCAATCTTCAATCGCAAAGTTCGCGATCAAAGACCGATTGGGAACTGCTCGTGACGATTACCAACGGTGCGTTATATACGCCCATGCACGGATTTCGCGGCAAGCTGACGGACCAGCAAATCTTCGATGTGCTCTCGTATATCAGATCTGTGGCACCGGCTGACAGGGTCAGCTAG